A segment of the Crassostrea angulata isolate pt1a10 chromosome 10, ASM2561291v2, whole genome shotgun sequence genome:
TGTTATTATAGTAATTTCTATTAAAGGGTTGCCTGGAAAACGCTGACATTTGAGGGGTAATTTTTACGATTCTGTGTCAACAACATCGTTAGAATAAGTGTAATTTCTGCGCTGAACAATTATACGCGGAACAAAATCTAGGTCTGTCTTTTACTTGTCGTGGTTTTAAATGAAGTTATTCGCAATTGGTGGAAAATGTCTCTAATCAAGAAGAAGGTTGTCTTTTTCCCAAGCAAAAAAAGATAATGTTCAGATAAAGAGACGTCATTCAAGTCTCTGTAGTACTAAATTTTTGCAAACTAATTTGCAGCAGATAAAAGACCCCGCGCGGCCATTACGAACTTATTTCAATGAGACCGCAGACGATAATGCAATCAAATGCCTATTGTTGCACAATGGAGACACGTTTCTGTCCATACCGGTATTTCACTTTTTGGAAATTCGTTAGAAAGAAAATTCCGACGTTCAAATTTGTCTTTATTCATGTGAAAATTTAAGAATGATGAAAGTGACCAACTCTTGCTCATCAGCAGTCAAAGTGAATAGCAAGTCATTATCTATATCGACATTTTGGCAAACCTGAAGAGTAATATGCTTCCGGGAAGGAAACAGTTCTGTGAACTGTACAcggtattttgaattataaatttgttGGTATAGATGCAGAATTCAATTCCGGTGTCTTCTTGTAAAGACAAATAAGTACCGGTATAACCTGTAGCAAATATTCAATTTGGTTCAATCtctgaggaaaaaaaatacattatgaataatgaaactTCTAAAAAGAACCCCCCAAACCCGCTTACTATTAAAGTATCATTGCTGTTTACATAAAGCAACACTTTCGCGTATGGAATTCCATAATTATACGACTGCCAAATTGCTGACAGCTAGGTTACTGCCAACTGCTAATTGCCATGCCAGTTGCTGTAAATGTTATATATGCAGAGGCATCAAATATTTAGTCATTTGAAGCGCAACATGACTTGCTTTAAGATCTGGACAACTGATAAACTTAAAAGAAGCACTGTGGCTGGAAACAGCTTAGAAAAAGTAATTCACAAAGTATATACAATGATGCATAAGATTCACAAAGTATATACAAAGATGCATAAACTGGTTTATATATCACgttaaatcatataaatatctCTTTGTTACACATTTAAGAACTCAAATTACGAAATAACTTCACAACAAGCCTTTTATATTTTGAAGGAAATTGAAACCTTTTTGTGTTATTGTTggtagtttcattttaaatgccgGAGTAGGAAATGTCTCTGCAGTTTATATGAACATTATGTAATGTTTGCCATTCGGTTGCCCTTGGATACGGGGGTAAAATACATAAAGTCATAACAATATCCTATAGGGACCATTCTGATTTTACTTGAGATGCAGACAGATTATGTAATTTAAGTAGATATCCCGCACGACAAACCTTTCAACAACATCCGGGCACATTGGCATCGGTGGGGGTGGGGGACTGCCTTGAATGAGTTGGTCAGGTTATCAACTGTCCTGATCTTAAACCAAGGCATGTTGGCTTGCATGTCAAATGACTAGATATGCATGTGCAAAACATCATCAGTTTGGCAGCTGACAGTTGGCTGTCGTATACGGAATTCCAGCAATAACTAAATAATGTAATAGCCATTTAAGTGATTTTATATAGGGGGTGGATTTTACTATATCAAGAATTTACCATTAATCATGGTCATTGATGTCAACGTTTGtcattgtttattgtttatattacactGTGTTGGtcccatgtttttttttatttttatccatGCACATACTTATTTCCTAAAgcatttttatttgacaaagttTCATGAAGAACTCTTCATGTTATGGATAAAGGAACCTATTGATGATCAGCATTAAAATGTACTTACAGTAGTTTCAGTGATGATATAAGTTAATCCTCACTATAAATAACATGGCTTCTACACTTGGTGCATGTAGGCTGCCATTGTGTGACATCATCATGTAGTTCACTTGCAgcaataatttgaacatttgcaTTTATGAATAGCAAGTATaagtacagaccctgaaacgtgctactacacctctaaaacgaaccgtaccgttcacaaaacgaaacgtaccgttcacaaagcgtaccgtaccgttcacaaaacgaaccgtaccgttcacaaagcgaaccgtaccgtgcaaaaagcgtgcaagataatttatgcaagacccgcctccagacggacaaaaaagcgcaccgtaccgtgcaataagcgtgcaacttccataAATGGCTTACTGACCTAATGTATTTCGATGAATACGGACggagattatcgctgaccagaaaagttcaatattttgctagattttttatacgggattagataacacatactaagatttaaaactgttattcttattaaaacagtcacaaaaatatttcctttcttagaccgtaatcatttctttgtttttctccgatttcttaaacattgtataCTATTAACGTTCACACAATTCGTGGTTATactactttgattatttttctgaaatgtttgaaacattgggtacatactggactttacatagctttaagtgatgagagagagagagagagagagagagagagagagagagagagagagagagagagagagagagagagagagagagagagagatcgttACCCGAAATGTTAAAAAAgtagcgtatgtttagaaatatatatatacactatggctaaacaagggttgaaatatatataattttttatcctttttaaattaaaaaaaaatgtcgactTAAGTTACACAGAGCcagaaaatttaaatgacaaccacatatAACCGGTGACTCGAGTGATTTGTTCTTGAgctatttatgtacatgtagatactgttaaaataatattgttattaaCTAATCCTTAAAGCATTACCTGTAGACATGTTTTCTAATTCTATTAGATCTTTTAATTGGTACTATTTTACTCTGCCCCAGAATAGGAGTAATACAGTCAGTGTTGTTAGCTTTATGTAGTTCCACCCAAGGATATAGTCCCAATTCCAAGATAGTGTTTACTTGATGTATTAAGTAAGTAATTCATCAGCTTTAGATATAGAATTAGTACAAAAACAGTTATTAGGTAAAATTGAACACTTAATTAttcttaattgatttatttataatgaGTTATTCCTCTCAGGAATTGTCAGGAGAATAGAGCATTTTGATTGGTTAGTGACTAGCTGCAAAAGTTATATAAGGGAGGCAGCTGCTCAGTTTAGTCAGATAGCTCCATTGGTAGCTCCACCAATTATCTCAGACCTAATAGGTATGATGAGTTCTACAAACCAAGATCATAATTTTTATAGAGAGTTTTAGTTATCACAAGTAATTTGCTTTAGAATGTTAACATAACCTGGCAACCTGGTGTTCTATTACCATCTTATAAAAATCCTGACAATTATAGTTCCTGACAATGTAATTCCTGACAAAGTAATTGCTGACAACCCCTTGtaaacatgtatttagtttATAAGTCAACTCCCATAGTAGGCTAGCTCTCTATATTAGGAAAGTTATTCCCCTTTAATTCCCTTTATTATTTTTGCCATGGTGACCTAGGGCTTAATTTGCATTTATATCAATCCACTCTTGATTTATCAAACTATCTGTATGCCTTTCTAATGTTAGAcctcttttattaaaaatgtcggGTGTGCATAGCGCTTAAATAACATCGGGCTCGATGTACTATCATTCCAAAACATAGCGGCATTGTCAGAagagtttttgaatttttactgTTATAGAAGAAAAATCACCAGAAAACCGAAAAGCAGGTACTCCAAAAGGTATTTTATGCATATGTTAAAGTGTATCTCTTCGTCATATTATGCAAGTAGTCATATTTCACCAGAAAACAGAGCTCTGTTACTGATTACAAATGAAACGGGGTAAAAGTAGGGACCAATTTCTGGCCATATCTGACTCTTgtatagctgcaggtctgtagctccctgtctgaaaaaattcggatggacgacctgggagctactgtgcctcccatagtaaaaaactgcaaaaaatgcgctagtttgGACCtgttatcctttttttttttacacaaactcTATGAAAACAagtagtaccattaaattcttcaggcaatttactactgatctTCACTTACTTGCCTCACACTTTCTCTTAAACATGATAACAAACCTCGGAATATGAAGTTTATTAATTCATGttgagatcgagagtcgccatttttaaatgtaaacaaactgcaccacttcaatTTACAGGGTTGATGATGGTGTttaaagtgacgatatctgtagtaaaatgtcagagaatttttttttatcaaatattggtACAGAATTTGTTCataaatgagattaatcagtccaaaacgaGCGCATTTATTTGTGCGCTGTAAATTGCAggtttttactatgggaggaactgtagctcccaggtcatccatcggaatttttttcagaccgggagctacagacctgcagctcaCTCTTGTAGGAAACTCGGCTAGGCTAGATATTAGGACTGAAGCCTTCACCACATATCGGAACAGTTCTTCAAAGTTCATGTCTCAAAATTCAGGAGGTCCAACTTTGGTAGCTTGttaatgtgaaaattttaatatttgtgaCTTTGTGTGTCGCACCCTCAAATTTGCTCGACCATTTCATACCTGTGATAAGTAACGTTAACTGTACATGAGAATTAAAAAAACTGGCATTTGGATGAAAAATGCTGTACACTGCCCATCAAAAAACGGaagaaaaaacattacaaaatatattttaaattctttaataatgcagcttatttataatttaaaaccatttaatattttactttcttttCACTCATCCTGGAGTAGGTGAACACTTTGTTTTGCTAAAATTGTGGAAGAAATGGGAGTGCTATTTTTGCGAATATACTGAAATACAATGAAGAGAGTATATAATGTTCACACCTTCACATGCAACAGTTTGTGTACACTACACAACTATCGGACTGTCACATGTCAAACACAGGTGATTGTGAGAATTACAGGAAATCAATGGCATTTCgagaaaaattcaaagtattGTACAGTTTTTCATTTACCATGAATTTGGTGTCCGGCCATGATTCCATAAATGGGGTGTATAATTTATTCCAACATTTTATCCAATTGCTTTGTTTGTTATGATTTAAACCACCAGATATTTTGTACCTTTTGATTAAAGAAATTCCTTTAAATCATTTGAAACCTTTACATCAGTTTGTACTGAACCAGAATAAAGATTCCCTATGATTATGATGAGCAAAAAATGAAAGCAGAATCAAAACATATCTATCAGCTCAgctgtttaaattttgaaagaatCATATAAGGATAAGAAATGcagatttaattttaataattcttttgaAGGATGATTGAGATGCAAAATTGAAGTGGGGGAGATACACAAATATTACAATTTCAACTGCTTCAAGCACAGAAGTTGAAGCTGAATTttcagatatgaaatatgaaggactTGATCTCCTCCCAATATTCAGTGATCTAATGGTTCAATTCAAATATCAACCCAAGGCAAACCTCTTTAAAGATTACTGTGCTTTAGGTGTATTCTCATTCTGTTTGAATCTCAATACTTTAATAACAATACCAATAAACTCCTTCACTGTAACTGCAATACTGattcttttgcagggcaaattgatacatataaaatatgatgcaacagcagttactacatgtatagtcATGTCGAATAATTATCTTCTGACAAATACTACGCCAAACTATGTAAATTTGCCTTGCAAAAAGAGCAGAATCTCAGTTATTTTGATAGGATGGGTTTGTTAGATTCAGAGTAAGCGGATCTTCTTTGCAAGTCCCTGCTGATTTTGTgtactgtaaatttttaattaaacgcgaggaatgaatatccgcgtaaaatcgcgagaagcccgtctcgcaaattctaaaatctcgctgttaattttgggacacatgtaaactacatgaaactttgataaaatttcggcaATCGCGATTTTATGTActcgcgatttgatggtaaatcgttgaatcgcggaattaagttctcgcgtaaaataaggaatctacagtatttaacTACCGGTATTATCACTTTATCTGTTGAACACTTTGCCATTATGAGGCATACATGTGTATTGTAGTTGAAACTCtccaattttaaagaatatcaaAACTGTAAAAGTTCGATATTAAAGTGAAATTCTGATATCAGAATGATAGTAAGTTTGCTATTTAAAATTGAGCTGCCAAACGTAAATTTTCAGACTaagaataaataatttgatgatttcacaacatttttttaatcatacacGATTTAACCTGCAGTCAGAGACTTGAAACCACATATTTACCAAGATGGCCGCTACAAGGGAGAAAAGAAGCAATGCTGGGAATAAAATGTCCCGTCTGCTGGAAGCAGAAGATGAGGACGAGTTCTACAAGACTACATATGGAGGATTTAATGAGGTAAAACACATACTCTATgcagggaaatattcacccTCGTTTTATTTTTGCTCCTTTCTCTCTCGTTATCagtgggcaaatttaagactgggcgaattttAATGCCTCAAATTATATCTTGGTAAACGCAAATGTGTCTGGGTGAAATCAAGTCGAGTTGAAAATGCTTGCAAGTGCAGAAGGGTGAAAATTTCACTGGGCGAAAATAACTATATATcgtatacagtacatgtactagtgatACAGAATGTCTGTGTACTGTAGCTATTGAACATCTTTTTTGCTTTCTATTTTAAATATCTACAATatttaatgcatatttattgACTTTTATTAACTGGGAAGAgacgtttttaattttgtcttaaacTGCTCTTTGAGAATTAACTTGAATATATTAGTGTTTTGAAAAACTGCACTGAAAAGCTATCGAAAATCTTtattatatctataaaaataaaaaaaaaagaaccccaCATTTATTTATACAAGATTTTTGTTATCTTTGTGTACTTTAGGAAGAAGATGATGGTATCTATGAGTCTGAAGAGTCAGTTGATGAGGACACTGATTCAGATATTAGTATTGATGAAAACGATGAACTGAAAAGTGACGATGAAGATGAaagtcaaaagaaaaaaagaagagtaGTCACAAAAGCCTACAAGGTTTGCCTCTTTTAATCCAAAGAGAAAAAACAGTCAAACCTCGTTATCATGGACTAGATGGGACTGGTTAAAACTTTGATATATatgagtattcgagatatcaagggtGAAAATACTTTAAGTGTATCAGTGgatgggacttacaaatcacttcaagatatccattgtatttgagatacCAAAGTTCAATTGTATCTTTTAAACTTGAAATTCCAACTGAGTTTTATGATTTGCAGTATTGTAGTGATATGAATGAATTGTATTTACACATACTTGACACGTGTTTTAGGAACCACTACCAAAGAAGAAACCTGAAGAGAAGAAACCAAAGCCTAAAACAGAAAAAGTATCCAAAGTTCAAATCTACCACACACCAGGTTAGAACAATCAAATGAATTACAAATCACATATCCTTTGCAACAAAAATAACTAACTGAAAAAGATTGAACATGTGTATCATATTAGAATAATGGCTACTTTATTAAGTACCGGTATTCATGGCTGTGGCATGGAGTCTTAGCGTAAGAAACtgatttttgcttttaattattttagatgCTAATTTACCACTGTCAGTAGTATATTAAGCAATAATCGATTTAAAAAATCTCATTTGGCATCTTCTTTCGTATTAAATTGTGAtgcaaaaaacatttttaactcaTGTTAGAAAAAAAGAAGCTCAGGAACACTACATCAGAAAAATCTAAGGCGCGGGAGGAAAGGGACAAACAGAGAGAGGCCCGGGCCAAGATGCTGAAGGACATGGCTGCCCACAAGCGGGTGTCAGAGGTCAGGAGGCTAACCCAGGAGGAGCTGCTGGAGGAGGCCAAAATCACAGAGGAGGAA
Coding sequences within it:
- the LOC128168227 gene encoding vacuolar protein sorting-associated protein 72 homolog; this encodes MAATREKRSNAGNKMSRLLEAEDEDEFYKTTYGGFNEEEDDGIYESEESVDEDTDSDISIDENDELKSDDEDESQKKKRRVVTKAYKEPLPKKKPEEKKPKPKTEKVSKVQIYHTPEKKKLRNTTSEKSKAREERDKQREARAKMLKDMAAHKRVSEVRRLTQEELLEEAKITEEENMKSLENYQRMELERKKSRISKQIHKGPIIRYHSLTMPLIEELPPEPEISVDEDNSGETHRRVDENEKCSRTFVTFTDERTFRDYFSQKKRKVPSKQFCPVTKLPAKYYDPVTQTPFANLQAFKCIREAYAQQLAEEANQRKK